A section of the Salvelinus fontinalis isolate EN_2023a chromosome 33, ASM2944872v1, whole genome shotgun sequence genome encodes:
- the LOC129831603 gene encoding pleckstrin homology domain-containing family G member 2-like encodes MPEGAGRGSQRKPSNQAAKRPSSVSSLSSIVGRMTSSGGASRGSCTSVNTVCSDSDRTASLSSSASSASLQDGHSSSSSSLPYGAVPAYPSSPQRNGSDISLDLTPLSQLPAGANPATAVSPPKLSRLERVALEIVETEQAYVRDLKSIVEVEHEEEGKREGMARDESSSKSKSLLQKDVSHSYPIGSAGLRQ; translated from the exons ATGCCTGAGGGGGCAGGCCGAGGCAGCCAGAGAAAGCCCAGCAACCAAG CTGCCAAGCGCCCCTCCTCCGTGTCCTCCCTGAGCAGCATTGTGGGTAGGATGACCTCGTCGGGGGGCGCCTCCCGCGGGAGCTGCACCTCGGTCAACACGGTGTGCTCGGATAGCGACCGCACGGCCAGCCTCAGCTCCTCTGCCTCCTCCGCCTCCCTGCAGGACGgacactcttcctcttcctcctcgctGCCCTACGGGGCCGTGCCTGCCTACCCTTCCTCGCCGCAGCGCAACGGCTCCGACATCAGCCTGGacctcacccccctctcccagCTCCCAGCGGGGGCAAACCCTGCCACCGCCGTGTCCCCGCCCAAGCTGTCTCGCTTGGAGAGGGTGGCGCTGGAGATAGTAGAGACGGAGCAGGCGTACGTGAGGGACCTGAAGAGCATCGTAGAG GTGGAACACGAGGAGGAGGGCAAGAGGGAGGGTATGGCACGGGATGAAAGCAGCAGTAAATCCAAGTCATTACTTCAAAAGGATGTTTCACACTCTTATCCGATAGGGTCAGCTGGCCTGCGACAATGA